TTCCTGgtattaaaaactcaaaatttcaaaaataggCTAATAGTGACGATACACTATTTTAGATAAGTAATCACGTGAATTTTTacccttaattaaaaaattatttaaaaaatcttgttcCCTTACCTTTAGGTTGTATGTTGCTATGATCACTATTTCTCTTTAAACTATAATGTAGTCACCATTccccagcatttttcttttttgtcagttATACTGCATAAAcaagttttttctttattcatcagaATTATGCCACCTCTTAGCTTCTTCAAGTTTAGATACCTCTGGATCAATCAATATTCATCATGCCCTGAAAAAGCTCAATTTATGGGTAATAAAGTAGATGACTTTAGTATCAGGGACACATATCTTTCTTTTATTAACTGATGATTACTTGTAGAAAAATCAACTAATTtggcattcattcaacaatatttatttatctatttgcatTAGGCAATATTCTAGGCTGGGGatagagcaaagaaaaaacaaaatctttggcTTTATGGATGTGAGCTGAAAGGATTCCAAGaggaataaaattacttttaaattagaataataaATGGATAATAATAAGTGGGCAGGGCAAAAATCTTTTCTCCCATGGGAAACTTCATTAAGTTATATGTTGTAGGAAAAAAGGTACATATCTAGTTTTAAAATGTGACAAATAAATGGTAAATCATGGAGCTTTCATTCACTTCCTACTGTATATACTAGCTATTACAGGCTGTGAAATTCAATAGGATGGAATACCTTCCCTCACAAAGCTTCTAATCAAGTTGTGGGATATAATAAATCTACTAAAGTGCCTTAATTTCTTCAAAAGACtaatatgaagaaaaaagtcGAAGAAGGCACAAGTTCATGTAGCCACCCAAATGGACCATCTGTGGATGTCACTATTCCAGAGCTAATGGCAGCCATTCTTTTGTGTTACAAATTGGGACATTAGGGCCTCTAGGAAATAGTGATGCCCATCAATAGTCAGCCCATTGGCAATACTGATTTCATTTATCAAGTTACATTTccgatatttaatttttttcttttttgtgtttttagggccgcacacatggcatatggaggttcccaggctaggggtccaatcagagctgtagcctccagcctaggccacagccacagcaacaccagatccaagccaagtcttcgacctacaccacagctcatggcaatgccagatcctttacccactgaatgaggccagggatcgaacctgagtcctcatggatactaatcagattcgtttccgctgagctccTCTAATATTTTAGACTAAAATGTTTCAATTACTGCACTTTCACAGCAATCTGTAATTACCAAGGGGAGAGATTATAGTCCAGGGAAACTGTcttcttggatttttcttttttaacacatTTGATAGTTAACGTACAATTAGGCACAAATAAGGCAGCCTCTGAAAATGGCATAGGTTGATAATAACACAGCCCCTAGACTGATTAAAAATGAAGTCTAATCTGTAATCTCAGCACTGGGAAAAacttaatggaaaaattaatgtctAAGTTTACTTAAAACACAGGTAGAATAaccatagacaaaaaaaaaaaaaaagaaagacaaagaaaaaaaaacgcaGAGGAAGTTAAAGTGCTCTAGTTTGGCTGGAGACAAGGAAAGAAGGGCAGGAAGAACAATTTACCCAAAGCCAGATATGGTACTGGAGGGGGGACTTATTTTACAACCCTGAATATACTTGTTTGTTGGATACAACTAACAGAATATAGAACCCTACAGTTTAAATCTCTACCCTGGCAAATAACTGCCCCTTTCAGCCCAAATGTCTCCCCTGGTATCTTCCTGGAGGATCTTCTCCACAAAGACAGGGTCAGGACGCTACAAATCTCCTTCAGGACTAAAACCCTCCACTGGAAAAGCAGGCACTCCAAATgagaattttaagttttattcacaCGTTAATGAGATATGCTGTAATGACAAACACTGTTTATTGTGTATACATCAAGCACTAAGTCAGGCTTATTTTTAATTCTCAGGCTGATTTTTCAAGATGAGTATTTTTACTCTCATTTGATAgaactgaggaaactgaagtttagacAAGATCAATGGCCTCCACaaaatttgtttgcattttaacaGACATCTgtctgatttaaaaacttttactCTGGTGCTCTTAACCACTGGTGTACATTTCAATTACCTGgaggacttttaaaaatgaaattcaaattattttttaatcaaagaaaatatatagaaggataagaaaaatcaaataatactGTTAGACTGGTAATGGAAAACAGCAATCCTCCACCTTTTCTCTGCCCatccctgattttctttctccagaGACAATCACTTTTAACTCTTAGGTGGTCCTTATTGTACTTTTTTCTAAGTAACATGTTTATATTGCCTTTTTATCAACTTTTCTGATTAGATCTTGATTGATTCTCCCTCATTATGCATACATCTCCTCTCCAATCTCCCCAATGTTACCTAATAATGTTACATTATATTTTCAGCATTTACATAATTATGACTGATGTTATATAACTAATACTAATCACAGTTGAATTATGCAGAATAGTTTTTAAACAACATCTTATGTTTTCTGGGGATTCATAACTACTCAGCTTTgtgcctaatttaaaaaaatctacagacaACTAAATTATCTCCAGCCTCTCTAAATACCAAAAATCTCTTGACTCTGTATTCAAACACATCAGGtaatgtatgtttttctttttgagacaTACCACCAGAACTGTCATCTTTAGGCATTTCTTGTTGACTTCATGCtgtttccctctcttttcctctttcataattatattttagcAACTTCATGGCTACTGTTTAATTAATAAAATGCCCTCTTCCCCATCAACAACAGACTGTATCTCCCAACTTTCCATTTTATAAGGACTCCACCACCATTCCATGTACCTTCTCCCTCCATCCTCACTGGAAACTGCTTTTACACCATTAAGGCTGACAACACTTGCATTCAACTTTGTAACCATAATTAAGTatccttttaaaaagatgaagaacATAAATAGCATTTACATTATTTAAATGCTATTCAATAAATCGCCAAGCTTTGTGCTATGCctggatttccttctctttggctCCAAGGTCTTTGAACTGCATGCTACTTATAGGGACATTGAAATGGAGGCCACTTTCTTACACTCCAACCCTCTGATCCAAATCTTGCTGCACTTTACATTGTTTGGTATCTGAAGGATGCATTTCCTGTacagtttgttttgttgttgttttaataaaagtatcttttctttttggccacagcttGCAGGGTTTGATGTAGGATCTCGGTTctaggaccagggattgaactccagcCACAGGAGCGGTGAAAGCagcaaatcctaaccactagtcAACCAGGAAACTCCCTCACTGAAAGTTTCTGatgatatgttttcttttgtgggaTAAAGAAAACCTATGCCTGCACGTTATAGTCTTAAAATCTTAAGCTTGTAAGTCATTCAATGTCCTGTTTATAATCCAGTCTCTTAGTAGCCTTCCCTTTTTATAACGCATCTTGCTTGTCTCGTTTGTTTTAAAGACGCACAGCTTCTTAAACACCGTCGTGGGTCTTAACTGAAGTTTTCTATTCCTGGAGTCGCGTACCTCTTCCTCGTTTCGCCAGCGCTTTGGAGGCAGACGCAGTTAGGGAGACGGGCTGAGAGCGGAGAGCGCAGCCCCGACCGTGGCCAGGCACTCTCGCGAGATACCGGGGCTCCTCGCCCTCAGCTCCACCGCGCCGCGGAGGCGCCTGGGAGTCGGCCATCATGCAGGCCGGTGGTACTGGCTGCTTACTCAGGGCTCTAGAAGTGTACCTGCAAGCGGATGTTGAGGACCACGGAGCCCGCGATGTAGAAGTAGGGGAAGTTCATGCGCAGCTGCCAGGCCAGCTCGAAGAAGGCAAGCAGGGTGCGGGAGAGCCCCTTGCAGAAGACGCCGTACGAGCTGGGGGCCGCGGCCTGGGTCGGGCCCCTCAGGGCCAAGGATGACGGAGCCGACGTAGCAGCCATGGACCGGTTATCGCCGCTCGCCCGGTGCTGTGCCTGGAGCCGAGGGTGATCGCCCACCCGAGAACCCCCGACTGACGGCCTTGATCACGAGGCGCCAGGGGCTAAGAGGCCGCTTGGCTCACTCTCGCTCCTCATGCAGCCGCTGCGACGTCCCGAGCGGCGCCGAGACCGGGGGCAGCCGCTGGCGCTCCGCCCCTTCCTGTCTGCTGCTTAAAATGATATTCCGCATTTAGAGTTTAACTGTTGGTAGGTCCGAGGGGTTATTCATATATATGCCATACAGTTATTTTTTATAGCAGATACAAACAGCCTCTTTGTGATACTCAGTGATACTCTTTTcactttaaagtaaaaaaaaaaaaaaagaagtagaattcTGTAATTTTCCGTAGGGTACAGTCCAAAGCCTACGTTAAAACTCAGGTTTGACTGCTTTGTGATTTGGGCTGCTAACCAGAAATCTTACCCTTTTGATTTAATAACATTAACTTTAATATCAGGGCAAGATGATCGTATACAAGTTTGGGCACAAAGGTTTTGTATTCAGAACATACTATAACGTAAAAGGATCACAATATCGGGCGGTGGGTTTATTATAACGACTATTTCAATTGCAAGTGTCAGAAATTACATATTTAagcaaatacacatatacacgtaTATACTTTTTTCAGTACATGTTATATACAGTATCAAATTCCTGCCCGTGTAAACCTATGAAGAGTCCTTTAGGTATGGAGGCTTGTATCATTTCTGCATGAAGATGCACCTATAAAATATGTGGCTGGGCCCTAATGCTTGGAATACTACTTACCTTTACTCCCAAACCCTGAATAGGCTTAGGGTAACATCATACTGGATGGTTCTTAACCACATATTTTTCTGGTGTTCAAATAATGCCCACTTCATTATCCTCTGTAATCTCTTAAACTAGTAAGCactgtattttttccttataaacaACCTCTACTTTCAtgagttatttagaaatgtgaCCCTGATCATAACCTTCAGCTCAGTCTAGTTCTGAAAAGCATTGTTGAAATATCCCACATCTCACCCTTCATTgaataattgtaaatattcaaAGCACAATTAATGTGTTCCAGAAGACTTCTCTTTCTGTACATCATACTCATGATAAGATTGGTACAAATAACATGCATTGTGTGATTTGTAAAACTCACGTAACCTCAGCTAGAATTTCTTTTGCTAAGATTGGTACAAATAACATGCATTGTGTGATTTGTAAAACTCAAGTATCCTCAGCTAGAATTTCTTTTGCTACTTTGCTGTGTCAATACTAACTCAGCGACTAGACAGCACTTAGAGGAACTGATTACCTGTTACCTAAGACAACTTCTAAGATACAGATATAGAGACTGAAGAGTAGTGTAAAATGAATGACAACTCTGAAAACCAGGAGGTGTATAGTGCCAATGTAGAAGTACAATTTACCCTTTCTGAAAATTGAAAGACTATTAGAGGTATTGTGTCCCAGAAGTCATTAAGTCCTTGGGTCTTCCATTTCTAACTCCATAACACCGTGGACTCATTCTTTTCCAGGGTTCTTCTGCACACCCCCATGCCCCTTTCAGCTCTGGTTAACTCCATGAAGACCCTGTTTTCTAGTTTGGAAGTGAAGCAGCCCTTTACTTCCAACATGGCTAGGTTGATGTCCTGTTCCATTTGGAAAGGACTACTCAAAGAAGAGCAATCACAGATCTCCAGCTCCTACTCATTAATGCTGTAGAGCTGACAAAAGATTTCTATCAAGTGAAACTGGCAGTGGAGTGTGGGACAAGACCAGTATTTTACATggttgtggtttttattttgtccCGTGATCTTAGGACTTAAGTGACCCATCCACACTCTTTGCCAAGTAGGCACATGTAAGTAAGTTTTCAGCAGGAACATGTCTTAAACTATTTCTCTAGACGATACTTATTAACCCTTTAACTTGACCTTCCTTTCCTAGTCTTTCTTAACCTTCTATTGTTAACCCTGTGTTCCCAATTTAATACTTTCTCTTGGCTTTAGTTTAATGATgctttgaaaaagttttttttttttgtcttttttgttgttattgttgctatttcttgggccgctcccacggcatatggaggttcccaggctaggggttgaatcggagctgtagccaccagcctacgccagagccacagcaacgcaggatccgagctgcgtctgcaacctacaccacagctcacggcaacaccggatcgttaacccactgagcaagggcagggaccgaacctgcaaccttgtggttcctagtcggattcgttaaccactgcgccacgacgggaactcccctgaaaaaGTTTTAAGGTGAGCTGCAGCAGATCTTCAAAGTACCTTATTGGCAAATTAtcaactcctttttaaaaagaatttgccAATATTGTTCTAATATTGACCAATTAGTTGAgtgtatatgtttatgtttatttctaggctttctattcgATTCCATTGAACTATGTGTCTTTTTATGACAATACCATTTGCTCTGATGATTACAGCTTGTgctatagtttgaaatcaggatttGTAATActcccagctttgttcttctttttcaggattgctttgttcagggccttttgtggttccatagaaaatttaagatttttttctatttatgtgaaaaattctattttaagatTGCATTCAACCTATAGATCTCTTGTAATgatatagacattttaacaatataattcttccaatccatgagtgTGGAATAGCTTTCAACTTAcatatatcttcattttattcgatttcttttatcaatgtcttgttaaatttcttttatcaatgttttgcagttttcagtgtacagctTTTTTTAACCCCATTAAATATATTCTtaggtattctttttgatgcagtgataaatgggattgttttcttacttttttctttctgatagttcattgcttattgtatagaaatgcaactgatttttggacattaattttgtatctttgcAAGTTTACTGAATTTCTTAATTCTAGTAgggcttttttttggtgggatttttagggttttttttttttgcatttaatatcATGCtatctgcaaataaagacagttttaccttttccttttcaatttggatgatttttattttttattttgcctaaTTGTTATGGCTGACTTTCATTACTGTGCTGAATAAAAGTGAGATTGGGCatcattgttttgtttctgatgttagaagaaaagcttttagcttttcaccattgaaaaactgtgggcttgtcatataaaGTTGAGATGTATTCCCTCTATATCCAGTTTGTTGCGAGTTTACCATCaatagatgttggattttgtcaaatcactttctgcatctactgagatgatcatatgattttttttttaccttccatTGTGTTAATGCAGTGTATTACTGAACCTTCCTTTCATCTGAGGAATAAATCACACTtaatcatgatgtataatccttttaatgtgctgttgaatttagtttgctaatgttttgttgaggatttttcattCATGTTCAAATGACCTGTGAACAGGGacattgacctgtaattttcttttccagtagTGTTCTTGTCTAACTTTGCTATCAAGGTAATGGTCATCTCTTAAAATGAACATTGgaagtgtttcctcctcttctgtgttTTGGAAGGGTTTgcgaaggattggtattaattcttctttgaatatttggtataattcaccagtgaaaccaattggacctggacttttgtttgttttgaggtttTTGATTACAGATACTAGTAATTGGTTTGTTTAGATGTTCTtcatgttcatttttgttttttttctttttagggctatacctgtggcatatggaagttcccaggctaggggtcaaattgaagctgcagctacaggcctacaccacagctgtggcaacatcagatccttagcccattgagcgaagccaggggttgaacacatattctcatggacactgtattgggttcttaacctactgagccacaatggaaactctgattcAGTCTTGATGGAGTGTATATTTCTctgaatttattgatttcttcagagttgtctaatttgttggcatataattgttcatagtagtttcttatgatccttggtatttttgtgtttcagagctaatgttttctttttcatttataattttacttattttagtctctcttctttttcttagtctaagaaaatgtcaattttgtttatcttttctaaaaatcaagtattaattttattgcgcttttctattttctttataatttttattttagtttttgttcttaTCTTTATTGTTTCCCTTAATCTACTTACTCTGGAtttagtttgttttccttttcctagtTCCTTAAGGTATATTAGGTTGTttgataacttttttcttttttcttattttggtctttttgtcttttagggcatggaggttcccaggctaggggccagtcagaactgtagccactggcctatgccagagccacagcaatgctggatctgagccatgactgcgacctacaccacagctcatggcaacgctggatccttaacccactgagtgaggccaggaatcgaacctgcgtcctcgtggatgctagtcgcgttcgctaactactgagccatgacgggaactctgataactttttttctttatgtaggaATTTATTGGTATGAACTTCTCttttagaactgtttttgttGCATCAAGTTCTGATgtattgtgtttcttttttttgtt
Above is a genomic segment from Phacochoerus africanus isolate WHEZ1 chromosome 7, ROS_Pafr_v1, whole genome shotgun sequence containing:
- the SMIM10L1 gene encoding small integral membrane protein 10-like protein 1, coding for MAATSAPSSLALRGPTQAAAPSSYGVFCKGLSRTLLAFFELAWQLRMNFPYFYIAGSVVLNIRLQVHF